The Euphorbia lathyris chromosome 8, ddEupLath1.1, whole genome shotgun sequence genome has a window encoding:
- the LOC136202544 gene encoding probable plastid-lipid-associated protein 8, chloroplastic, whose product MAATSFSCSSSTSSSLALLFSLNGTELRNPQTLNFRSKPFSSPILSLSLSPESRRDRSSRIVCSVSVSAPVVGTETPEELVDAILSKVSLSDGGVKLSSEEHEQVSEVAQQLQRFCVAEPVKCPLIFGEWDVVYCSRPTSPGGGYRSAFGRLFFKTKEMIQDVEAPDIIRNKVAFSLFGFLDGEVSLKGKLIALDESWIQVIFEAPQLKVGALDFQYGGQSEVKLQITYIDENIRLGKGSRGSLFVFQRRK is encoded by the exons ATGGCTGCGACGTCGTTTTCGTGTTCTTCTTCTACTTCTTCATCTTTAGCTCTGTTATTCTCGTTGAACGGCACCGAATTACGCAACCCCCAAACCCTGAATTTCCGATCGAAACCCTTCAGTTCGCCGATTCTGTCCCTTTCACTGTCACCTGAATCTAGACGCGACAGATCTTCGCGAATCGTGTGTTCTGTTTCGGTATCGGCTCCGGTAGTCGGAACGGAGACGCCGGAAGAACTCGTTGATGCAATTCTGTCGAAG GTTTCGTTGTCAGATGGGGGAGTTAAGCTGAGCAGTGAAGAGCATGAACAAGTATCTGAAGTTGCTCAGCAGTTGCAGAGATTTTGTGTTGCTGAACCTGTGAAATGTCCTCTGATTTTTGGAG AGTGGGACGTGGTGTACTGTTCGAGACCAACGTCGCCGGGGGGAGGGTATAGAAGTGCATTTGGTCGTCTATTCTTTAAAACCAAAGAAATGATACAAGACGTTGAAGCTCCTGATATTATAAGGAACAAGGttgctttttctctttttggctTCCTTGATGGAGAGGTCTCTTTGAAAG GGAAGTTGATTGCTTTGGATGAAAGTTGGATTCAAGTGATATTTGAAGCACCCCAACTGAAAGTAGGAGCTCTGGATTTTCAATATGGTGGTCAAAGTGAGGTTAAGTTGCAAATAACTTACATTGATGAGAATATAAGATTAGGAAAGGGTTCTAGAGGTTCTTTATTTGTTTTCCAAAgacgaaaataa